The DNA region ATGAACGCGGATTTTTTATTTCATATTCAATCTGTGTTCATCTGTGAAAATCTGTGTCCTATTAATTTGCTATTTCTCTGGCTTATGTTTTTTATCTGGAGATAAAATCATTATCATCTGTCTGCCTTCTAATTTTGGCATCATCTCGACCATTCCTATTTCTTTCAAATCCTCTACAAGTCTATCGAGTATTTTTCTCCCAAATTCTGAATGTTCCATTTCTCGTCCTCGAAATCCCATCATTATTTTAACCTTATTTCCGTCCTGTAGGAATTTGGAAATATGTCTAAGTTTGACTTCATAATCATGCCTTTCAATGTGAGGTCGAAGTTTTATCTCTTTTACTAAAATAATCTTTTGCTTTTTCTTTTTCTCCCGTTCTTTTTTTCTTTGTTCGTATCGATATTTACCATAATCCATAATTTTACAGACAGGCATAGTTGAATCAGGAACTATCTCGACTAAATCTAAATCTTTCTCCCTGGATAAGTCTAATGCTTTATATAAAGGGATAATCCCTATCTGTTGTCCATCTGTATCTATCACTCGAACTTCTCTTGCTCGAATTTGCCTATTTATTCTAAGTCCCTTAATAGTTACTCATACCTCCTTTCTATTGGTAATTAGTAATTGGTAAATGGTAATTAGTTACCAATTACGCTTATTCGTTCTCTCTCATAAGAATATCATATCTTAATGACAATGTCAATAGATTTTTTCTTTTATCTCTTTTATTAAATTATCTACAAATTCTTCTACTAAAAGATTTGCTGACTCTTTAGTATGTCTTTTTCGAACGGATACTATTTCTGTTTCTATCTCTTTATCTCCAATGATTAACATATATGGAGTTTTCTCAAGTAATTCTGCTTCACGGATTTTAAATCCTATTTTTTCATTTCTTTTATCTACTTTAACCCGCACCCCTTGTTCTAACAATCGTTCTTTAATCTTTTCTGCATAAGAAATATGTCGGTCGGCAATGGTCATAATTATTACCTGGGTTGGAGAAAGCCAGGTAGGTAATGCGCCCGCATAATGTTCGAGC from bacterium includes:
- the infC gene encoding translation initiation factor IF-3 encodes the protein MKGLRINRQIRAREVRVIDTDGQQIGIIPLYKALDLSREKDLDLVEIVPDSTMPVCKIMDYGKYRYEQRKKEREKKKKQKIILVKEIKLRPHIERHDYEVKLRHISKFLQDGNKVKIMMGFRGREMEHSEFGRKILDRLVEDLKEIGMVEMMPKLEGRQMIMILSPDKKHKPEK